One Luteimonas sp. MC1825 DNA segment encodes these proteins:
- a CDS encoding histidine phosphatase family protein, with amino-acid sequence MRILLARHGETTWNREGRYQGQEDIPLSDAGAKQALRLGERLHDVRIARAVASPLGRAYDTARLALGDARADMLEVDNDLMEIAHGSWEGKLASEIRESDPERLAAWRDTPDKVQMPGGESLKQVLARAWPALANACEGLGPEDTLLVVSHDAVNRVLLCRVLGLPLFRLWTFRQAPATLNLLEGPDVEHLDVVRLNDCAHHTLLFGEAVHRAL; translated from the coding sequence GTGAGGATCCTGCTCGCCCGCCACGGCGAAACCACCTGGAACCGGGAAGGCCGCTACCAGGGCCAGGAAGACATCCCGCTGTCCGATGCCGGCGCCAAGCAGGCGCTGCGCCTGGGCGAGCGCCTGCACGACGTGCGCATCGCGCGCGCCGTGGCGTCGCCGCTCGGGCGCGCCTACGACACCGCGCGCCTCGCGCTCGGCGACGCGCGCGCGGACATGCTGGAGGTCGACAACGACCTGATGGAAATCGCCCACGGCAGCTGGGAAGGCAAGCTGGCAAGCGAGATCCGCGAGTCCGATCCCGAACGCCTCGCTGCCTGGCGTGACACCCCCGACAAGGTGCAGATGCCGGGCGGCGAGTCGCTCAAGCAGGTGCTGGCGCGCGCCTGGCCGGCGCTGGCGAATGCCTGCGAGGGCCTCGGCCCGGAGGACACGCTGCTGGTGGTGTCGCACGACGCGGTGAACCGCGTGCTGCTGTGCCGCGTGCTCGGCCTGCCGCTGTTCCGGCTGTGGACGTTCCGCCAGGCGCCGGCCACGCTCAACCTCCTCGAAGGCCCGGACGTCGAGCATCTCGACGTGGTGCGCCTGAACGACTGCGCGCATCACACGCTGCTGTTCGGCGAAGCGGTGCACCGCGCCCTCTGA
- a CDS encoding S46 family peptidase has translation MWVPQQLPEIAGPLKKAGLKLNANQLADLTGDPLGAVVSLGGCTASFVSPQGLVATNHHCAYGAIQLNSTPENNLMRDGFYAAALGDELSAGPTSRIYALEAIEDVTDRVQAAVAAAPDAIGRTRALDAIEKSLVAACEADAGYRCRLYSFAGGNTYRLFKNLEIRDVRLVYAPQGSIGAYGGEIDNWMWPRHTGDFAFYRAYVGKDGKPAAYAEDNVPFQPKRWLKFADKPLGAGDFVMVAGYPGRTARYALASEFQATQDWTYPTISRHYKALQALVAKAGESDPDIEVKYASTMRGWENVYKNYDGQLAGFERTGALATKQAAEAGVLAWAAAQGEAGKPAIDAHARLLELEAASNATRERDLVFGQFNGTGLLSAAIRSYRLAIEREKPDAEREQGYQERDLPTLEGAIRQMDRRYVTSMDRALQQYWLDAYVKLPADQHVEALDTWLGGTDAKAITRTLDRVNRSELTNADARMTWLKADRKTFERSKDPAIRYAVAVMPTLLALEAERKTQAGDALQARPVFLQAIADYKASKGEFVYPDANSSLRITFGNVKPYTKLDGTPQQPFTKLEEVAAKATGEEPFDAPPALLEAIAEKRYGGLADRRLKTVPVNFLSDLDITGGNSGSPVLDARGQLVGLAFDGNWESVASNWVFDPVMTRMISVDQRYMRWVMQEVYPAPRVLAELGLTPKP, from the coding sequence ATGTGGGTGCCGCAGCAACTGCCGGAGATCGCCGGACCGCTGAAGAAGGCCGGGCTGAAGCTCAATGCCAACCAGCTCGCCGACCTGACCGGTGACCCGCTGGGCGCGGTGGTCTCGCTGGGCGGTTGCACCGCGAGCTTCGTTTCGCCGCAGGGCCTGGTCGCCACCAACCATCACTGCGCCTACGGCGCGATCCAGCTCAACTCGACGCCCGAGAACAACCTGATGCGCGACGGCTTCTACGCCGCGGCCCTCGGTGACGAGCTGAGCGCGGGCCCGACCTCGCGCATCTACGCGCTGGAGGCGATCGAGGACGTCACCGACCGCGTCCAGGCTGCCGTGGCCGCCGCGCCGGACGCCATCGGCCGCACCAGGGCGCTGGATGCGATCGAAAAGTCGCTGGTCGCCGCCTGCGAAGCCGACGCCGGCTACCGCTGCCGCCTCTACAGCTTTGCCGGCGGCAATACCTACCGCCTGTTCAAGAACCTCGAGATCCGCGACGTGCGCCTGGTGTACGCGCCGCAGGGCAGCATCGGCGCCTACGGCGGCGAGATCGACAACTGGATGTGGCCGCGCCACACCGGCGACTTCGCGTTCTATCGCGCCTACGTCGGCAAGGACGGCAAGCCGGCGGCCTACGCCGAGGACAACGTGCCGTTCCAGCCCAAGCGCTGGCTGAAGTTCGCGGACAAGCCGCTGGGCGCGGGTGATTTCGTGATGGTGGCCGGCTACCCGGGCCGCACCGCGCGCTATGCGCTGGCCAGCGAGTTCCAGGCCACGCAGGACTGGACGTACCCGACCATCAGCCGCCACTACAAGGCGCTGCAGGCGCTGGTGGCCAAGGCCGGCGAGTCGGACCCGGACATCGAGGTGAAGTACGCCAGCACCATGCGCGGCTGGGAAAACGTCTACAAGAATTACGACGGCCAGCTGGCCGGCTTCGAGCGCACCGGCGCGCTGGCCACCAAGCAGGCGGCCGAGGCCGGGGTACTGGCATGGGCCGCCGCACAGGGCGAGGCCGGCAAGCCGGCCATCGACGCCCACGCGCGCCTGCTCGAGCTCGAGGCCGCAAGCAATGCCACGCGCGAGCGCGACCTGGTGTTCGGCCAGTTCAACGGCACCGGCCTGCTGTCGGCGGCGATCCGCAGCTACCGCCTGGCGATCGAGCGCGAGAAGCCCGACGCCGAGCGCGAGCAGGGCTACCAGGAGCGTGACCTGCCGACGCTGGAGGGCGCCATCCGGCAGATGGATCGCCGCTACGTGACCAGCATGGATCGTGCTTTGCAGCAGTACTGGCTGGACGCATACGTGAAGCTGCCGGCCGACCAGCACGTCGAGGCGCTCGATACCTGGCTGGGCGGCACCGACGCCAAGGCGATCACGCGCACGCTGGACCGTGTCAACCGCAGCGAGCTGACCAATGCCGATGCGCGCATGACCTGGCTGAAGGCCGATCGCAAGACCTTCGAGCGCAGCAAGGATCCGGCGATCCGCTACGCGGTGGCGGTCATGCCCACGCTGCTCGCGCTCGAGGCCGAGCGCAAGACGCAGGCCGGCGACGCCCTGCAGGCGCGCCCGGTGTTCCTGCAGGCGATCGCCGACTACAAGGCCAGCAAGGGCGAGTTTGTCTATCCCGATGCCAACTCCTCGCTGCGCATCACGTTCGGCAACGTCAAGCCATACACCAAGCTTGACGGCACGCCGCAGCAGCCCTTCACGAAGCTGGAAGAAGTGGCCGCCAAGGCGACCGGCGAGGAGCCCTTCGACGCGCCCCCCGCGCTGCTCGAGGCGATCGCGGAGAAGCGCTATGGCGGCTTGGCCGACCGTCGCCTGAAGACCGTCCCGGTGAATTTCCTCTCCGACCTCGACATCACCGGTGGCAACTCCGGGTCGCCGGTGCTGGATGCACGCGGCCAGCTGGTGGGTTTGGCGTTCGACGGCAACTGGGAGTCGGTGGCGTCCAACTGGGTGTTCGATCCGGTGATGACGCGGATGATCTCGGTGGACCAGCGCTACATGCGCTGGGTGATGCAGGAGGTCTATCCGGCGCCGCGCGTGCTGGCGGAACTCGGCCTGACGCCCAAGCCGTGA
- a CDS encoding S46 family peptidase → MWMPSQLPQVAAQMEAAGFKGDPRDLADLGKHPMSAVVSLGGCTASFVSPRGLVVTNHHCAHGAIQLNSTPENNLIVNGFNAATPADEVSAGPGARVLVTDRFEPVTERILGAASGLRGRAYYDAIDAASKAVVAECEAEPGYRCSVANMYNGSEFHLVRQLELKDIRLAYAPPDAIGSYGDEIDNFMWPRHSGDFAFYRAYVGRDGKPAPYAVDNVPYTPAAWLEVSTDPIAEGDFAMLAGYPGRTFRHRTAAEFADQVEWQLPSRVALNAALLETIERASAGNAEATVRYAAHVAGIKNTLKRAQGELDGLQRSDAVAVRRAEEAAVLGWLAQQPDAKSSRDDIEAAIQVIAQARATRERDQLFAMLRGQTQLLKSALQLQRLALERAKPDPERESGYQQRDEALVEAALKQAQRRYDPAVERAILATLLARYHALPADQRIVEVDTVFGGNDAAAAKALDALYTGTTLGDEAVRLQLLAAPSAEVQASTDALMQAAATLLAAELRLEDETKARDGELLRLRPAYMRALAGHAAAQGRALYPDANSTLRVSYGQVSALAPRDAVHYTPLTTVDGIVEKHTGEAPFDAPAPLLAAIARRDFGATVDPVLGTQTVNFLTNLDTTGGNSGSPVMDAKGRLIGLNFDSNWEAVSASWMFDPRYKRAIHVDARYMRWLMARVYPAPQLLREMGLPLDQAD, encoded by the coding sequence ATGTGGATGCCGTCGCAGCTGCCGCAGGTGGCCGCGCAGATGGAGGCCGCCGGCTTCAAGGGCGATCCAAGGGACCTCGCCGACCTCGGCAAGCATCCGATGAGCGCGGTGGTGTCGCTGGGCGGCTGCACCGCGAGCTTCGTGTCGCCGCGTGGCCTGGTGGTCACCAACCACCATTGCGCGCACGGCGCCATCCAGCTGAATTCGACGCCGGAGAACAACCTCATCGTCAACGGTTTCAACGCCGCGACGCCCGCCGACGAGGTGTCCGCCGGCCCGGGCGCGCGGGTGCTGGTGACCGACCGCTTCGAGCCGGTCACCGAGCGGATCCTGGGCGCGGCCAGCGGCCTGCGCGGACGCGCGTACTACGATGCCATCGACGCCGCCAGCAAGGCCGTTGTCGCCGAGTGCGAGGCCGAGCCCGGCTACCGCTGCAGCGTGGCCAACATGTACAACGGCAGCGAGTTCCACCTGGTGCGCCAGCTGGAACTGAAGGACATCCGCCTTGCGTATGCACCGCCGGACGCGATCGGCAGCTACGGCGACGAGATCGACAACTTCATGTGGCCGCGCCACAGCGGTGATTTCGCCTTCTACCGCGCCTATGTCGGCCGGGACGGCAAGCCCGCGCCGTACGCGGTGGACAACGTGCCGTACACGCCGGCCGCGTGGCTGGAGGTGTCCACCGATCCGATCGCCGAGGGCGATTTCGCCATGCTCGCCGGCTACCCGGGTCGGACGTTCCGCCACCGCACCGCCGCCGAGTTCGCCGACCAGGTGGAGTGGCAGCTTCCTTCGCGGGTCGCCCTCAACGCGGCCCTGCTGGAGACCATCGAACGCGCCAGCGCGGGCAACGCCGAGGCCACCGTACGCTACGCCGCGCATGTTGCCGGCATCAAGAACACGCTGAAGCGCGCGCAGGGTGAACTCGACGGCCTGCAGCGCAGCGACGCCGTCGCGGTGCGGCGCGCGGAGGAGGCGGCGGTACTCGGTTGGCTGGCGCAGCAGCCGGATGCCAAGTCCAGCCGCGACGACATCGAAGCGGCCATTCAGGTCATCGCGCAGGCGCGCGCCACCCGCGAGCGCGACCAGCTGTTCGCCATGCTGCGCGGCCAGACCCAGCTGCTGAAGTCGGCGCTGCAGCTGCAACGCCTGGCACTGGAGCGCGCCAAGCCCGACCCGGAGCGCGAGAGCGGTTACCAGCAGCGCGACGAAGCGCTGGTCGAGGCCGCGTTGAAGCAGGCGCAGCGGCGCTACGACCCGGCGGTGGAGCGCGCCATCCTGGCCACCTTGCTGGCGCGCTATCACGCGCTGCCGGCTGACCAGCGCATTGTCGAGGTGGATACGGTGTTCGGTGGCAACGATGCCGCCGCGGCGAAGGCCCTCGACGCGCTGTACACAGGCACCACGCTCGGCGACGAAGCCGTGCGCCTGCAGCTGCTGGCGGCGCCGTCGGCCGAGGTGCAGGCATCGACCGATGCGCTGATGCAGGCCGCGGCCACCTTGCTCGCGGCCGAGCTGCGTTTGGAAGACGAAACCAAGGCGCGCGACGGCGAGCTGCTGCGCCTGCGCCCGGCGTACATGCGTGCGCTGGCCGGCCATGCCGCGGCGCAGGGCAGGGCGCTGTACCCGGACGCCAACTCCACGCTGCGCGTGAGCTACGGGCAGGTCAGCGCGCTGGCGCCGCGCGACGCGGTGCACTACACGCCGCTCACCACGGTGGACGGCATCGTCGAGAAGCACACCGGCGAGGCGCCGTTCGACGCGCCCGCGCCGCTGCTGGCCGCCATTGCGCGGCGTGACTTCGGCGCCACCGTCGATCCGGTGCTGGGCACGCAGACCGTCAATTTCCTGACCAACCTCGACACCACCGGCGGCAACTCGGGGTCGCCGGTGATGGACGCCAAGGGCCGCCTGATCGGCCTGAACTTCGACAGCAACTGGGAGGCGGTCAGCGCCAGCTGGATGTTCGATCCACGCTACAAGCGCGCGATCCACGTGGATGCGCGCTACATGCGCTGGCTGATGGCGCGCGTCTACCCGGCGCCGCAGCTGTTGCGTGAGATGGGGCTTCCACTCGACCAGGCGGACTGA